From the Lysinibacillus fusiformis genome, the window TTACTTCAGAGGGCGAATACTTCATATTTTCTGTTTCTATAGAAATAATCTTAATCTCTTTCTTTTCTAATTTATTTTGAGCGTTCGAGTGTAGATTATGATCCACTAAAGAAGAGTCTTTAATAAAGTTTATTTGTTTTTCGGCAAAAGGAATGCCCCCAAAAAAGTAGAAGAGTATAAAAACCGAAAAGAAGAAGGGTGTTAAAAAGCCCATTTGACTTTGGAATGTTTTTTGACTTTTACTTGGAAGTAGCGCAAATAAAAAAATAGTGAAAATTGATAGCAACAGAAAAATTCTTATTAATACAATGGATTGCCCGCCATCCACCATTTCACCTAACATTGCCCCCATCATACCAGCCATTAAACCTGCCATTAAACCTTCTAACATAGGTAATAATCCAAAGTTGCAACCACTTAAAAAGCCAATGCTTGCACCGAGAATAATTGAAATAATCGTTGAGTAAAACAAGTTCCCTTGAAAGGTAACTCCAAAAAGTATTCCTAATGTTAGCCCTACATTCATACTAAAAAACATTGAAATAGTCATACCTTGCATAGGCTTAATAGTCTTTTTCATAATTCTTGAAACCATTATGACAATTAACAATAAAAACATTAGTGATACTAAGACAAACATTTGATAAAATCCCACATATCCATCCTTTAACAATTTAATTAGCCTGTCTAAAATACACACCGTATACCTTATATAGGTATGCTCGAAAGAGAGTATTTATTTTATTATTACTTGATTTAAGTTTTATTTATCTTCAAGTAACATCACCTAGTTATTATTGCAGTGAGATTACACCGAGTATATTAAGTCACCAATTTTAATATTCTGCACAAATCAGTAATATAAATGAAAAATTTAGTATCTCTATTCCATGCTATTCTTACTTTAATCAAAAAAGCGATTGCTTTTCGAAAGGAGTAAGTTTAGTGAAAAAGAGATGGTTACTACCGGTTTTTGCGTCATTTGTAATTTTTTCAGGAATAGGTATGAATGATGCTGAAGCAGCATCAGTTACTGATTTGACGAGTACAGCGAAAGATTATATAGGAGCTCCTTATAAATATGGTGGGAATGATATTAATACAGGTGTAGATTGTTCAGCATATACAAAGTTTATATTTTCTAAGTTAGGTATTTCTTTAGAGCGCACATCTAAAGACCAATATCAGCAAGGTACTTCTGTTTCTAAAGATAGTTTAAAAGCAGGTGACCTCGTATTTTTTAATACTTCAGGCAACGGCATATCTCACGTTGGAATATACATAGAGAATGGTAATTTTATATCAGCTACTCCAAGTTCGGGTGTTAGAATTGATAAATTAAACGATCCTTACTATTGGGGTTCTCGTTATATAGGTGCAAAACGTATTGCAAACTTTACTACAAATGAAATAGCTCAAGCAGAAGTTAAAGGTGAAGAGATAGACTTTTCCATTTATGCCTCACGTGGAGCAGTAGCCATACAGCTTGCTAAAGCTTTAGCATTAGATACAAGTGATACAAACTCAAGTTTCCCTGATGTTAAATCATCTTCTGAACAAGCTGGAGCTATAGTAGCACTAAAAAAACTTGGAATTTTTAATGGAGATAGTAATGGTAAATTTAACCCAAATTCACCGATTACTCGCGGTCAATTAGCAAAGGTTTTAGTTGAAGCATTTGATTTAGAACAACAAGGAGAACCAAAGAATTTTACAGATGTAACGAGTACTCATTGGGCCAAAAATTTTATAGCAGTTCTTTCATCAAATAAGATTACGCAAGGTAAAGGTGATGGCACATTTGGCGTAAACGACAAAGTAACATTAAATCAATTAAATATCTTTATAGAACGATTAACTCGATAAATTTTGTTCGAGGACTTAAATTAAAAATGGCGGCTCATTTATTCAGAGCCGCCATTATAACCTTCCCAGAACTTCTTAGAGTAAAACTAATTTATTAACTCTTCTTTTCCTATCCGTTTTAAAAATTTGAAAAACGTTTCTCGTTTTTTTCCATTCTGTGAATATACATTTATAATCTTTTCTATTTTATCGTACAATTCATCTGGTGTTAGATTCTCTTGCAACAAAGATCCCACCTCTGCATCTTTCCCTTTTGCTTTTCCTCCAACATATAAATTGTAATGGTCTTTAATTTTCATAATCCCTATATCACTTAACATTGGTTCACCGCAACCAACAGGGCAACCTGTGTATGCAACTTTAAGAGTGAATGGTACAGCTTTTCCTGCTATACGATTATTTATTTCTTTTGCTACTGGCATCCCCTCTTCTTCTTCTCCTTTGCAAAAATTACATGTTCTCAAACTCTTTACAAAGTTGCCAACTGGATAACAAGATAAATTAACACGGTTGAATTCTTCAATTATTTCTTCTTTTTTATTTTCCGGAATTTCTAGATAGAGTTGTTGGAAGGTTGTTAACTCAAGCTGTGCGTCGTCTTCCATATATTTGGTGATCGTTAAAAGTTGTTTAGAATTTAGTTTTGCCCCAAATTCTATTCCCCCATTAACGGCAATTTTAATTTTTTTATCTTCATTACTCATACCAATTTTCCTCCATACTTTCCCAAACAATTAATTTATTTTGCTCTTTACCTACCTAAGGATGGTTTATCTGATGAAAATAGTAAGTTAAATTATGTCAGTTAAACTATTGCGTATTTCTTTATAAGTAAACCCAATAGAGTAAAGTTTACAATTGAATTAAAGGGTTATTTATTATCTAATTTTACTCTTTGTAAGCGTAATGCATTTAAAACTACAGATACAGAACTAAATGCCATCGCCGCACCTGCTACCCATGGAGCAAGTAGACCTATTGCAGCAATAGGAATACCCAAAGTATTGTAGGCAAATGCCCAAAATAGGTTTTGCTTAATATTCCGCATTGTTTTTCGACTCATTAAAATAGCATCTGCAATACTATTTAAATCGCCACGAATTAACGTAATATCAGCAGCTTCCATGGCAACATCCGTTCCTGTACCAATGGCCATACCGATATTTGCTGTGGCCAATGCCGGAGCATCATTAATACCATCTCCCACCATCGCTACATTTTTCCCTTGTGCTTGTAGCTTTTTCACCTCGTCTGCTTTACCTTCAGGCAATACTTCAGCGATAACTTGATTCACGCCTACTTCTGTTCCTATCGCTTGAGCTGTACGTTCATTATCACCAGTCATCATAATGACTGTAATGCCCATATTCTGTAGTCGGTGGATTGCCTCTTTTGACGTATCTTTAACTGTATCAGCAACAGCTACTAAGCCTGCATACTGACCATTAATGGCAGCAAGCATTGCTGTTTTACCGTTTCGCTCTAACTGCTCCATTGTTGGTAAAATATTATCAATATTGATTCCGTATTGTTGCATTAATTTTCGTGTACCAATGACAACTCCTTGACCTGACACAGTTGCCTGCACACCATAACCTGGAATAGCCTCAAAAAATTGAACTTCTCCTAATGCTATGCCACGTTTTTCTATGCCCTGTACTATAGCTTCTGCTAACGGATGCTCTGACTGTTTTTCAGCAGCCCCAATTAATGATAAAAAACGAGCTTCCTCCTGCTCTGAATCTAAAAGAACGTCTGTAAGAACAGGCTTACCATGTGTTACTGTACCTGTTTTATCTACAACCACTGTATCAATACTTTGTGTTTGTTCTAAATGTTCTCCACCTTTAAATAAAATACCAAATTCAGCTGCACGACCTGAACCTGCCATTATGGAGGTTGGCGTTGCTAACCCAAGCGCACAAGGGCAAGCGATTACAAGTACTGCAATTAAGACCTCTAAAGCTGGTGTAAATTCTCCTGGGCGAACCCAAATGATCCAAACTAAAAATGTGACAATTGCAATGCCAACAACAATTGGTACAAAAACCCCCGAAATTTGATCTGCTAAGCGTTGAATTGGTGCTTTTGATCCTTGAGCATCCTCAACCACTTTAATGATTTGTGCTAACGCTGTGTCACGACCAACCTTTGTCGCTGTCATTTTAATAAATCCATTTTTATTAATCGTCGATCCAAATAATTGATCGCCTTGCTTTTTATCAACTGGTAAACTTTCACCTGTAAGCATTGATTCATCAACAGCTGTTGTTCCCTCTATTACCTCACCATCTACAGGTATCTTTTCACCTGGTTTCACTAGAATAACATCGCCAATGATAACTTCTTCTAAAGGAACCTCTTTTTCTACACCGTCACGTACAACAATAGCGGTTTTAGCTTGAAGTCCCATTAGTTTTTTTATGGCTTCAGATGAGCGTCCTTTTGCTTTGGCTTCAAATAATTTACCTAATAATATTAATGTAATTAATACAGCACTCGTTTCAAAATAAAGATTTGGACCATGATGCGACCCTATCGTCACAATCGCTTGATAAACACTATAGAAATAAGCTGCTGATGTCCCCATGACCACAAGTACGTCCATATTAGCACTACCATTACGTAAAGCTTTATATGCCCCTACATAGAATTGCTTACCAACAATAAATTGCACAGGAGTAGCCAATACCATTTGGATCCACGGATTCATTAGAAATTCTGGGACATATAAAAATGATGTAAAGGAAAAATGTCCAACCATCGTCCAAAGCAGCGGTAAAGAAAGAATAGCCGATAAAATAAATTTTCGTTGTTGCTGTTTAATGGCCTTTTCTCGATGGTCCACTGTTTCCTGTTCATCAGCCTTTTGATGAGCCCCATAGCCCAATTTCTCCACCTTCGCAATGATGTCTACGATTGACACTTCAGATGGATTAAACTCAATCATTGCTTTTTCCAGGGCTAAGTTAACATTGGCAGAAGAGATACCACTTAACTTATTTAACCCTTTTTCAATGCGAGTTGCACAAGCTGCACATGTCATACCTGTAATATCAAGTTCCGCCTTTTGTTTAACAACCCCATAACCAAGTGCTTCTATTTTTTTTTCGAAATCTTCTTCACTTAATTTTGCTGGATTGTACTTAATAGATGATTTTTCAAGCGCTAAATTAACAGTCGCTTGTTCCACACCATCCATTTTATTTAAACCTTTTTCTATACGAGTTGCACAAGCTGCACAGGTCATTCCTGTGATCTGAATGCTCGCTTCTTTTAATGTATTACTCATGATGCTGTTCACCTTCCTCATACCCAATAGGGGTATATATTTTTGAAAACAAGAGAGTGCATTTATGCACTCTCAAAAATATTATTTTACCTCATATCCCTGTTCTTCTATTGTTTCCTTAATTTTCTCAAGCGATACTTGGGATTCATTAAACGATACTTCAACTTGTGCATCTTTTAAATTCACGTTTACTTGATCAACACCTTCTAATTTCCCTAAACTTTTTTCAACAGTATTTACACAATGACCACATGACATTCCAGTTACCTTTAAGATTCTATTTTCCATAAAAATCCCTCTCTTTTGAAATATTTTTATAAAATGTAAAAGGGTATTAATAATTTTTTTATATTTCCTTTTAACTTTCGAATTGTGATTTTAACTTATATTGGCTTCATCACTTTTAATGCAGTTTATCATTATCAAACAAGCTTTCTTTAAACGATAAATTTGTAATTACATCATCACCGTAAATTATCAACCTCCTCTAAACACACATTCATGTTACCATACCCCAGTTAGGTATGTAAAGTGGTGTTTTAATTTACTATATGCGTCACTAATTATGCAGTATATGTTAAATATCACGTTTATTTAACATTCAAACACTGTGACTTAATTAAATTTTTTAGCAGTCCATCAAAAAACTCTGCTCCTAAATAAGCAGAGTTTAAAACATTTTCGCGTTAGAAGAATTACTTTTATTTATCATTGATTCTTCATTTATAAAATCAAATCTTCTACACAGCCATTTTTTTACATACTTCAGCGCATCGGTAACATGTTTCTGCACATTCTTGGCAATGTTTATGATGTTCATGTTTTTTACAAACATCACCACATGCCTGACAAATCTCAGCACATAATTGACAAATTTGCTTTACGAATGGACTACCAGACTGCATCGATTTAGCAGAAAATGCACAAATATCGGCACATTCTCTAAGGGTACGAATGCACTCCGCTAACATTTTAACATCATCTTCTTCTAGACATTCATGATAACATTTATTACATTCCTTCATACACTCTAGACAAGCTTTAATACATTCTTCATAGCTCATTTTCAATTTTAAATACCTCCTGTTAATTTAGTCTGTCTTATTATAACCACTCCTATTTACTATATACCCCATTCAATCATAACTAATCTTCCCTATTGATATTAAACGGGTCTTCGGAATATATAGTGGAATTACTTTCTTAATAGTTTAAAAACAACTGGTGTTTAAATCGGATTTTCTGGTGGGATGTTAGGATAATCAATAGTATTATATAAAAGTATCAATCACATACGAGTGATACTTTGGGAAAAAAATAAAATAGTCCAATTTACTTGACCGTGTACTATGGTACACGGTTTATAATATTCATGGGGTGAAATAAGATGATTTATCGCATTAGTGAGTTTGCAGATAAATGTGGAGTTAATAAAGAAACGATCAGATATTACGAGCGAAAAAATTTATTACAAGAACCTCACCGAACGGAAGCTGGTTATCGGATATATTCATATGATGACGTTAAGCGTGTTGGGTTTATTAAACGAATACAGGAACTTGGTTTTTCTTTAAGCGAGATTTATAAATTACTTGGTGTTGTAGATAAAGATGAAGTTCGTTGTCAAGATATGTTCGAATTTGTTTCTAAAAAACAAAAGGAAGTGCAAAAACAAATAGAGGATTTAAAACGAATTGAAACTATGTTAGACGACTTAAAACAACGATGTCCAGATGAAAAGCAATTACATTCGTGTCCAATAATAGAAACATTAACATGAGAGATTAATTAACGAAAGGAGCTTTTTTATGAATAAATTTAAGGTAAACATTTCAGGAATGACTTGTACGGGTTGTGAAAAACACGTAGAATCAGCACTTGAAAAGATAGGTGCTAAAAATATTGAGTCTAGTTATCGTCGTGGTGAAGCAGTATTTGAACTGCCCGATGATATTGAGGTTGAAAGTGCAATAAAGGCGATTG encodes:
- a CDS encoding cupredoxin domain-containing protein, with amino-acid sequence MKKTIKPMQGMTISMFFSMNVGLTLGILFGVTFQGNLFYSTIISIILGASIGFLSGCNFGLLPMLEGLMAGLMAGMMGAMLGEMVDGGQSIVLIRIFLLLSIFTIFLFALLPSKSQKTFQSQMGFLTPFFFSVFILFYFFGGIPFAEKQINFIKDSSLVDHNLHSNAQNKLEKKEIKIISIETENMKYSPSEVILEKNQPVSLELINKDNIEHDIEVTIPTSNTISSNNHVHHKKEENMIHLHVGPKNTEKMSFTPINTGEYQFVCTIPGHKELGMVGKFIIK
- a CDS encoding C40 family peptidase, whose protein sequence is MKKRWLLPVFASFVIFSGIGMNDAEAASVTDLTSTAKDYIGAPYKYGGNDINTGVDCSAYTKFIFSKLGISLERTSKDQYQQGTSVSKDSLKAGDLVFFNTSGNGISHVGIYIENGNFISATPSSGVRIDKLNDPYYWGSRYIGAKRIANFTTNEIAQAEVKGEEIDFSIYASRGAVAIQLAKALALDTSDTNSSFPDVKSSSEQAGAIVALKKLGIFNGDSNGKFNPNSPITRGQLAKVLVEAFDLEQQGEPKNFTDVTSTHWAKNFIAVLSSNKITQGKGDGTFGVNDKVTLNQLNIFIERLTR
- a CDS encoding nitrite and sulphite reductase 4Fe-4S domain-containing protein produces the protein MSNEDKKIKIAVNGGIEFGAKLNSKQLLTITKYMEDDAQLELTTFQQLYLEIPENKKEEIIEEFNRVNLSCYPVGNFVKSLRTCNFCKGEEEEGMPVAKEINNRIAGKAVPFTLKVAYTGCPVGCGEPMLSDIGIMKIKDHYNLYVGGKAKGKDAEVGSLLQENLTPDELYDKIEKIINVYSQNGKKRETFFKFLKRIGKEELIN
- a CDS encoding heavy metal translocating P-type ATPase; its protein translation is MSNTLKEASIQITGMTCAACATRIEKGLNKMDGVEQATVNLALEKSSIKYNPAKLSEEDFEKKIEALGYGVVKQKAELDITGMTCAACATRIEKGLNKLSGISSANVNLALEKAMIEFNPSEVSIVDIIAKVEKLGYGAHQKADEQETVDHREKAIKQQQRKFILSAILSLPLLWTMVGHFSFTSFLYVPEFLMNPWIQMVLATPVQFIVGKQFYVGAYKALRNGSANMDVLVVMGTSAAYFYSVYQAIVTIGSHHGPNLYFETSAVLITLILLGKLFEAKAKGRSSEAIKKLMGLQAKTAIVVRDGVEKEVPLEEVIIGDVILVKPGEKIPVDGEVIEGTTAVDESMLTGESLPVDKKQGDQLFGSTINKNGFIKMTATKVGRDTALAQIIKVVEDAQGSKAPIQRLADQISGVFVPIVVGIAIVTFLVWIIWVRPGEFTPALEVLIAVLVIACPCALGLATPTSIMAGSGRAAEFGILFKGGEHLEQTQSIDTVVVDKTGTVTHGKPVLTDVLLDSEQEEARFLSLIGAAEKQSEHPLAEAIVQGIEKRGIALGEVQFFEAIPGYGVQATVSGQGVVIGTRKLMQQYGINIDNILPTMEQLERNGKTAMLAAINGQYAGLVAVADTVKDTSKEAIHRLQNMGITVIMMTGDNERTAQAIGTEVGVNQVIAEVLPEGKADEVKKLQAQGKNVAMVGDGINDAPALATANIGMAIGTGTDVAMEAADITLIRGDLNSIADAILMSRKTMRNIKQNLFWAFAYNTLGIPIAAIGLLAPWVAGAAMAFSSVSVVLNALRLQRVKLDNK
- the copZ gene encoding copper chaperone CopZ produces the protein MENRILKVTGMSCGHCVNTVEKSLGKLEGVDQVNVNLKDAQVEVSFNESQVSLEKIKETIEEQGYEVK
- a CDS encoding four-helix bundle copper-binding protein — encoded protein: MKMSYEECIKACLECMKECNKCYHECLEEDDVKMLAECIRTLRECADICAFSAKSMQSGSPFVKQICQLCAEICQACGDVCKKHEHHKHCQECAETCYRCAEVCKKMAV
- the merR gene encoding Hg(II)-responsive transcriptional regulator → MIYRISEFADKCGVNKETIRYYERKNLLQEPHRTEAGYRIYSYDDVKRVGFIKRIQELGFSLSEIYKLLGVVDKDEVRCQDMFEFVSKKQKEVQKQIEDLKRIETMLDDLKQRCPDEKQLHSCPIIETLT